Proteins encoded by one window of Candidatus Nitrosocosmicus hydrocola:
- a CDS encoding sulfurtransferase, whose amino-acid sequence MDTVLNNNSLFDKINNSQSQLILVDTRAFTDYAHGHIPGAVNIDLMQFHWLDTTRQGIIQFNKQMKLLLNYLGINSSSIVVFYDRISGPTASRGVWLLNYFSLQNAFILDGGFEYWTKLNYPVETTTNPFKHNKSNFSTNKSVLADVQYIKNSIKNNKDLVIIDCRSKDEYHGIIARAFHRGHIPKSKNIDWIHNLKNEKFLEFDKLEKLYSFISKKTEIITYCQGGYRAANTYLILKHLGYKDVRMYLGSWGEWGNDPELPVE is encoded by the coding sequence TTGGACACTGTCCTAAATAATAATTCTTTATTTGATAAGATCAATAATTCACAATCTCAATTAATACTTGTTGACACTAGAGCCTTCACTGATTATGCCCACGGTCATATACCTGGTGCTGTAAACATCGACCTGATGCAATTTCATTGGTTGGATACTACAAGACAGGGGATCATTCAGTTTAATAAACAAATGAAATTATTGTTAAATTATCTTGGGATTAATTCATCAAGTATTGTAGTTTTCTATGACCGCATTTCAGGACCAACTGCATCTCGAGGCGTCTGGTTACTGAATTATTTTTCACTTCAAAATGCGTTTATATTAGATGGTGGATTCGAGTATTGGACGAAGCTTAACTATCCGGTTGAAACAACCACGAATCCATTCAAGCATAACAAAAGCAATTTTAGTACAAATAAAAGCGTTTTAGCCGACGTACAATATATAAAGAATAGTATCAAAAACAACAAAGATTTAGTAATTATAGATTGTAGATCAAAGGATGAATATCATGGAATAATAGCTCGTGCATTTCACAGAGGACATATCCCTAAATCAAAAAATATTGATTGGATTCACAATCTTAAAAATGAAAAGTTTTTAGAATTCGACAAACTCGAAAAACTTTACTCATTCATATCTAAAAAAACTGAAATAATAACTTATTGTCAGGGTGGCTATCGAGCTGCAAATACCTATCTTATTTTGAAGCACCTTGGGTATAAAGATGTGAGAATGTATTTAGGGTCTTGGGGAGAGTGGGGTAATGACCCCGAGCTTCCTGTAGAATAA
- the pheA gene encoding prephenate dehydratase, whose product MSSFRVGFQGESGSYSETSASIEFPTPNYSFVPFKSFRELFDGVENSVVDLAVVPVENSTEGSVNETYDLLVEKPLFVVGEIYQKIHHCLIINKTSTIDNISTVYSHPQALAQCRRYLQSKSLESIPMYDTAGSVKFIKEPLNNNAAAIASKRAAQIYDMKILDENIEDNSNNYTRFFVISRTYENKPDHDKISVIFSISHTPGSLYSIIKEFATRKINLTRIESRPTKNIPWEYYFFVDLEGNINEKRISDSLSSIENLVKFFKLLGSYKRAQTN is encoded by the coding sequence ATGAGTTCTTTTCGTGTAGGCTTTCAAGGAGAATCTGGATCCTACAGCGAAACTTCTGCTAGTATCGAATTTCCCACTCCGAATTATTCTTTTGTCCCATTCAAATCCTTTCGCGAATTATTTGATGGAGTCGAAAATTCTGTAGTCGATTTAGCCGTTGTACCGGTTGAAAATTCTACTGAGGGTAGTGTAAATGAAACATACGATCTATTAGTAGAAAAACCTCTCTTTGTAGTAGGAGAGATATATCAAAAAATACACCATTGTTTAATCATTAACAAGACCTCGACTATAGATAATATATCAACCGTTTATTCTCACCCACAAGCTCTGGCTCAATGTAGAAGATATCTTCAGTCAAAATCTTTAGAGTCTATTCCTATGTATGATACTGCAGGCTCTGTTAAATTTATTAAAGAACCCTTAAATAATAACGCAGCTGCGATAGCAAGTAAACGTGCAGCTCAAATATATGATATGAAAATCTTAGACGAAAATATAGAGGACAATTCTAATAATTATACTAGATTTTTTGTTATATCAAGAACATATGAAAATAAACCGGATCATGACAAGATATCTGTAATCTTTTCTATCTCTCACACTCCGGGCTCATTATATTCAATAATCAAAGAATTTGCAACGAGAAAAATTAATCTAACTAGAATTGAATCCCGACCTACAAAAAATATACCTTGGGAATATTATTTTTTTGTAGATTTAGAGGGCAATATTAACGAAAAAAGAATTTCTGACTCTCTTTCCTCTATAGAGAACTTGGTTAAATTCTTTAAGCTACTGGGGTCATACAAGCGAGCCCAAACAAATTAG
- a CDS encoding lysylphosphatidylglycerol synthase transmembrane domain-containing protein encodes MNWRVIFIVVSIIPMMLIFLFTPVSLNDVLSVGVIPFILSFIATMARIFLQAIRFYYFVRKFIGKNVSSFWKIIYARLAGEFVTQTTPSYIGGELVRIAFLTKSGVPAGRAAWVTTMEIIADVFVGTILAFIAGFIAISNGSFLIGFIVISIATPTFGFWFFILVYSAKKNIQLPAFSLKLAKKFVSDQKAQRGINSVNKALDDLCVMSRENFGSFKSVKIFSVGIAITLIAFVFHGISFLVLTHSIDSYIGLFLSFMATSSSTILGTLPITIGGSGLAEWGLWGYINHLNEFSQIGNILHDNDQLNVIIAWRIASYYIPLVIMWIALMRLTLRTNYPTSTSSQS; translated from the coding sequence TTGAACTGGCGGGTAATTTTCATAGTGGTAAGTATTATACCCATGATGCTTATTTTTTTATTTACACCGGTTTCGCTAAATGATGTACTATCTGTGGGTGTGATTCCTTTTATACTATCCTTTATAGCAACTATGGCCAGAATTTTTCTTCAAGCAATTAGATTTTATTATTTCGTCAGAAAATTTATTGGGAAAAATGTTAGTTCATTTTGGAAGATTATCTATGCTCGATTAGCAGGGGAATTTGTTACCCAAACTACTCCTTCTTATATCGGAGGGGAACTTGTAAGAATTGCTTTCTTAACCAAGAGTGGAGTTCCCGCTGGACGAGCCGCTTGGGTAACCACTATGGAAATCATAGCGGATGTATTTGTGGGAACGATTTTAGCTTTCATAGCTGGGTTTATCGCCATATCAAATGGATCGTTTTTGATCGGGTTTATCGTTATATCGATAGCAACTCCTACTTTTGGATTTTGGTTTTTTATATTAGTTTATTCAGCAAAGAAAAATATTCAATTACCTGCATTTTCTTTAAAATTAGCAAAAAAATTTGTTTCAGATCAAAAAGCTCAAAGGGGTATTAATTCCGTTAATAAAGCTTTAGATGATTTGTGTGTGATGAGCAGAGAAAATTTTGGATCATTTAAATCAGTAAAAATATTTTCAGTTGGAATTGCCATTACTTTGATAGCATTTGTTTTTCATGGGATCTCATTTTTAGTCTTGACTCATTCGATTGACTCATACATAGGTCTGTTTCTATCGTTCATGGCCACTTCATCCTCTACGATTTTAGGTACACTGCCTATTACCATCGGCGGTTCTGGATTAGCAGAATGGGGATTATGGGGGTATATAAATCATCTAAATGAATTCTCTCAAATTGGAAACATACTTCATGACAACGATCAGCTAAATGTTATAATTGCTTGGAGAATTGCTTCATATTATATTCCTCTTGTAATAATGTGGATTGCACTAATGAGGTTGACTTTGCGAACAAATTATCCAACTTCTACTTCATCTCAATCATAG
- a CDS encoding ParA family protein, giving the protein MTHCIAIHSYKGGTGKTTIAANAAALLVQMGKKVAILDLDVYAPSLHNYFKINPKKWINDFLDNNADIYESIIDMTHLLFPTGQEQSNSKGKLYVGFSNPSRDAIFKFEMGNGTDYWKKQFRKLVFLREQIITKLDTDYIIIDTSPGIRHWSINALSIADKLILTMKMDDLDIEGTKKLLFEIYTTFVRFGAISYILLNRVSGYCIPCDMIESNLGGNQDHKKVLEELHDATGANSLSPLPCYCDIQFSPREFLTVLNNPNHPFSLRLKNIINEMTNKA; this is encoded by the coding sequence ATGACTCATTGTATAGCAATACATTCCTATAAAGGAGGTACCGGCAAAACAACAATCGCTGCAAATGCAGCCGCACTACTCGTTCAAATGGGTAAGAAGGTAGCCATACTTGATCTGGACGTATATGCACCTAGTTTGCATAATTATTTTAAAATCAATCCAAAAAAATGGATAAACGATTTTTTAGATAATAACGCAGATATCTATGAATCTATAATTGATATGACTCATTTGCTTTTTCCAACAGGACAGGAACAATCTAATTCCAAAGGAAAACTCTATGTAGGATTTTCAAATCCCAGTCGGGATGCAATATTCAAATTTGAAATGGGCAACGGAACTGACTATTGGAAAAAGCAGTTCAGGAAATTGGTTTTTCTTAGAGAGCAAATAATTACCAAGCTTGATACAGATTACATTATAATAGATACTAGTCCAGGAATAAGACATTGGTCGATTAATGCATTATCAATAGCTGATAAGTTAATTCTGACCATGAAAATGGATGATTTGGATATAGAAGGGACTAAAAAACTGTTGTTTGAGATCTATACCACGTTTGTTCGATTTGGTGCAATCTCATATATTTTGCTTAATAGAGTGTCAGGATACTGTATCCCATGTGATATGATTGAGTCAAATCTCGGAGGAAACCAAGACCATAAAAAAGTTTTGGAAGAACTGCATGATGCAACAGGGGCAAACTCTCTTTCTCCTCTTCCTTGCTATTGTGATATACAATTTAGTCCTAGAGAATTTTTGACTGTTTTAAATAATCCTAATCACCCCTTCTCCTTAAGACTAAAAAACATTATCAATGAAATGACAAATAAGGCCTGA
- a CDS encoding exosome complex RNA-binding protein Csl4 yields MKKVRDINRITPGILLSVIEEFDAGKNTYVDEGDVRASVIGGSAIDFSDRILNVKQKNPPMIPKIGDVVVGYIDMLFGNMISARILYINEKLTKSGFSAIASTRISYSGGNYNSNWRERSYKGKYVFKVGDIIRGRVYSLLNSSIHLSLDEKDLGVVYTMCFSCGNEFTKVPGGLKCGFCGNFEDRKVSIDYGKESFTLLYDKQFLKS; encoded by the coding sequence TTGAAAAAGGTTCGTGATATTAATCGTATTACTCCGGGTATACTGCTATCTGTAATCGAAGAATTTGATGCAGGAAAAAATACATATGTTGATGAAGGTGATGTCAGGGCTTCAGTTATTGGGGGTTCAGCAATAGACTTTTCTGATCGTATATTAAATGTAAAACAAAAAAATCCTCCAATGATCCCTAAAATAGGTGATGTTGTAGTGGGTTATATTGATATGTTATTTGGAAATATGATATCTGCAAGAATACTTTATATTAATGAAAAGCTAACTAAATCTGGTTTTTCAGCAATAGCTTCCACTCGTATCTCTTATTCTGGTGGCAATTATAATTCAAATTGGCGTGAGAGAAGCTACAAAGGTAAATATGTTTTCAAAGTGGGTGACATAATTAGAGGAAGAGTATATAGCTTATTGAATTCTTCGATCCATTTGTCTTTGGACGAAAAAGACTTGGGAGTAGTCTATACAATGTGTTTTTCTTGCGGTAATGAGTTTACTAAAGTTCCAGGAGGATTAAAATGCGGTTTCTGTGGTAATTTTGAGGATAGAAAAGTTTCTATTGATTACGGAAAGGAATCATTTACTCTTTTATATGATAAACAATTTCTCAAATCATGA
- a CDS encoding GNAT family N-acetyltransferase: MSVLIRKIREGDFENGFFETLSNLTTVGDICSNDELKREIIHRVLENQNHIIIVAEELESRKIIGTATLLVEQKFIHNGGKVGHIEDVATRKGFEGRGIGREMIHKLTEISNEYGCYKIILDCDANVVKFYEKLGFVKKAITMRLDL; this comes from the coding sequence ATGTCGGTTCTAATTAGAAAAATTAGAGAAGGTGATTTTGAAAATGGATTCTTTGAGACGCTCTCCAATCTAACTACGGTAGGTGATATTTGTTCAAATGATGAATTAAAAAGAGAGATAATACACAGAGTACTGGAAAATCAAAATCACATAATAATTGTTGCTGAAGAATTAGAAAGTCGCAAAATAATTGGCACAGCTACACTACTGGTTGAACAGAAATTTATTCACAATGGGGGAAAAGTTGGCCATATTGAAGATGTCGCAACAAGAAAGGGATTTGAAGGAAGGGGAATAGGAAGAGAAATGATTCACAAGTTGACAGAAATCTCAAATGAATATGGATGCTATAAGATCATTCTCGATTGTGATGCAAACGTAGTAAAATTTTATGAAAAATTGGGATTCGTGAAAAAAGCTATAACGATGCGACTAGACCTTTAG
- the folP gene encoding dihydropteroate synthase has translation MTTIGNTSVNPRESVKVMGIINISPESYYKNSIKQTENEIQDTLCEMEDSGVDIIDVGGMSTAPYLKTTIPVELEVKRLYKAVSAIRQISNIPISIDTTRSDVVKSLLKLEIDAINDITGLKFDTKMSKLAYENDLPVIVGAYIPNNENPYYSGDVNDTLSLLRDSIMLARMAKINTDNLIIDPSIGFFRQDGHNPYFSKIKEMDWYVRDLQVLSNIQIFKCLNIPLCVSISRKSFIQSLLGLNVENRLIPSIIAEVHCAIHGASLIRTHNVRETRQALEMLELLRK, from the coding sequence TTGACGACTATAGGTAATACCTCAGTTAATCCTAGAGAATCCGTGAAGGTCATGGGGATTATCAATATCAGTCCCGAATCATATTATAAGAATTCGATCAAGCAAACTGAAAATGAAATCCAAGATACACTATGTGAAATGGAAGATTCTGGAGTTGACATAATAGACGTCGGCGGTATGTCTACTGCTCCATACCTTAAAACAACAATTCCTGTTGAACTTGAAGTAAAACGATTGTATAAGGCTGTGTCTGCAATTAGACAAATTAGTAATATCCCTATTTCAATAGATACAACGCGCTCTGATGTAGTAAAATCTCTGTTGAAATTGGAAATAGATGCGATAAATGATATTACTGGTTTGAAATTTGACACCAAAATGTCAAAACTTGCGTACGAAAATGATTTACCCGTTATTGTCGGTGCGTACATACCTAACAATGAAAATCCATATTATAGTGGAGATGTAAATGATACTCTATCGCTTTTACGAGATAGTATTATGCTTGCACGGATGGCTAAAATCAATACAGATAATTTGATCATAGATCCTTCCATTGGTTTTTTTAGGCAAGATGGACATAATCCGTATTTCTCAAAAATCAAAGAGATGGATTGGTATGTCCGTGACTTACAGGTTCTTTCAAATATTCAGATATTCAAATGCCTAAATATTCCACTTTGTGTTTCAATTTCAAGAAAATCATTTATCCAGTCATTGTTAGGATTAAACGTTGAAAACAGACTAATACCCTCAATTATAGCTGAAGTCCATTGTGCAATTCATGGTGCATCATTGATAAGAACTCATAACGTCAGAGAAACTAGACAGGCTCTAGAAATGCTTGAATTGTTAAGAAAATAA
- a CDS encoding sensor histidine kinase, producing the protein MLSIVLSRINIFLLILVIGVGISLSILSYHYSGLTADQIGEIASNDIRSNAIIETDGLAKTLLHIIDPVSTNLEILSRIVNYSNIEGTNVIMDAVQNSTRSLTEGYYWIDENGRIVSISNVNSSIIASYSGIDLSNREYFVIPKETHASYYSSAIESIDKVPRLYISFPVLERSDEEVFKGVIVASIKIHELGRFLQSELAPQVAGNVGLMDKNGIIIYGSNPSLIGKYYLGEEFQSLVPEEIRGPYNSLLARSLKGSAGAEDLILFGGNKTTLTYQPVFIGGKYLWTLFVSSPHQLAAEVGVLINNQKNFSTLMILIIGAVALGIAFLILSWNKRLGSAVNSRTIELKDANNSLLRYNKLLESANEKLSIHDKMQKEFINIAAHELRTPIMPILGDAIYLERQFEEGKTEVMVDREQVSSIIRNAKRLRRLASDILDITKIESQSLKLNKEQFNLNDIILSSISDIKAQLLSSNPEQLENLTIIYEPKDIFVFADKNRITQVIFNLLSNSVKFTEKGSIEIMIKTESDTTDTNYVVVSIKDTGQGIDKDILPRLFTKFASKSFEGTGLGLFISKSIVHSHGGKIWAVNNHDYGATFYFKIPQQ; encoded by the coding sequence ATGCTTAGCATAGTTTTATCGAGAATTAATATCTTTTTGCTCATTCTCGTAATCGGTGTCGGAATTTCATTATCTATACTATCGTATCATTATTCTGGTCTGACGGCCGATCAAATCGGAGAAATCGCTTCTAATGATATTAGGTCCAATGCTATAATTGAAACAGACGGACTAGCAAAGACTTTACTACATATTATTGATCCTGTTTCTACGAACCTGGAAATCTTATCTAGAATTGTCAATTATAGTAATATTGAGGGAACCAATGTTATTATGGATGCAGTGCAAAATTCAACAAGATCGTTGACAGAAGGTTACTACTGGATAGATGAAAATGGCAGAATCGTTTCTATAAGCAATGTTAACTCCAGCATAATTGCTTCATACAGCGGCATCGATCTTAGCAATAGAGAATATTTTGTTATCCCTAAAGAAACTCATGCTAGTTACTATAGTAGTGCGATCGAATCTATAGATAAAGTTCCTCGATTGTATATATCGTTCCCAGTATTGGAAAGATCTGATGAAGAAGTATTTAAGGGGGTAATAGTCGCTTCCATAAAAATACATGAACTTGGACGGTTCTTACAGAGTGAATTGGCACCTCAGGTTGCAGGGAATGTTGGATTGATGGATAAAAATGGCATTATAATTTATGGAAGTAACCCTTCTCTAATCGGCAAATATTACCTTGGAGAAGAATTTCAATCTCTCGTCCCAGAAGAAATTCGAGGACCATATAATTCTCTCTTGGCCAGATCACTTAAAGGGTCTGCAGGAGCTGAAGATTTGATTCTGTTTGGTGGTAATAAAACTACTCTTACGTATCAACCTGTTTTCATCGGTGGAAAGTATCTGTGGACATTGTTTGTTAGCTCTCCTCATCAATTGGCTGCTGAGGTTGGCGTATTAATCAATAATCAGAAGAACTTCAGCACATTAATGATATTAATAATTGGGGCAGTAGCTTTAGGCATCGCTTTCTTGATCCTATCTTGGAACAAGAGATTAGGATCAGCCGTAAACTCTAGAACTATTGAATTAAAAGATGCGAATAATTCCTTGCTTCGGTATAACAAGTTATTGGAATCGGCCAATGAAAAATTGAGTATTCATGATAAAATGCAAAAAGAATTTATCAATATTGCAGCTCACGAGTTGAGAACTCCAATTATGCCAATACTTGGAGATGCCATATATCTTGAAAGGCAATTTGAGGAAGGCAAAACAGAAGTTATGGTTGACAGAGAACAAGTTAGTTCCATAATACGTAATGCTAAGCGTCTAAGAAGACTTGCTTCAGATATTCTGGATATTACTAAAATCGAAAGTCAATCACTAAAGCTTAATAAAGAACAGTTTAATCTTAATGATATAATATTATCTTCGATAAGTGATATAAAGGCTCAATTGTTAAGCAGTAATCCTGAGCAGCTTGAAAATCTGACAATTATTTATGAACCCAAAGATATTTTCGTATTCGCTGACAAGAACCGAATTACCCAAGTCATTTTTAACCTTCTTAGTAACTCCGTTAAATTCACGGAAAAAGGTTCTATTGAAATCATGATAAAAACTGAAAGCGACACCACGGACACTAACTATGTGGTCGTAAGCATTAAAGATACTGGGCAAGGCATTGACAAGGACATTTTGCCTAGACTTTTTACAAAATTTGCTTCTAAATCCTTTGAAGGAACAGGATTGGGATTGTTTATCTCCAAAAGCATTGTCCATTCTCATGGAGGAAAAATTTGGGCTGTCAATAACCATGATTATGGTGCTACTTTTTACTTTAAAATACCACAACAATAG
- a CDS encoding SDR family NAD(P)-dependent oxidoreductase has translation MGILHDLLKNKIVLITGASSGIGRCIASDFSQFQLKTLILVARNQSKLDETASSINQNFEVLPISCDVSRKEDVKHMGKVIHDRYGYIDILINNAGVGLFGRVEKISIEEIERVSFTNYFGMIYFTKVFLDSMIKRNTGHIINIASLAASFGIPGMAAYCGSKFAMLGFSESLNQELKDTGIKVSVISPIGVKTNFFNNEYFDYKFPMKYMLNPEKVSKAVLRSIESGSFQTHVPTIAGLSIPFKSCFPAITDLIIKHQFRKIKYGN, from the coding sequence GTGGGAATATTGCATGATCTCCTGAAAAATAAGATTGTCTTAATTACAGGGGCATCAAGTGGAATCGGTAGATGCATAGCATCTGATTTTTCACAATTTCAACTAAAAACCTTAATTCTAGTTGCAAGAAATCAATCTAAATTAGATGAAACTGCCTCCAGCATCAACCAGAACTTTGAGGTACTGCCCATCTCTTGTGATGTATCAAGAAAAGAAGATGTTAAGCATATGGGGAAGGTTATCCATGATAGATATGGCTATATTGATATTCTAATAAACAATGCAGGCGTTGGTCTATTTGGACGAGTCGAAAAGATATCTATCGAGGAAATAGAACGTGTCAGTTTCACTAATTATTTTGGCATGATATATTTTACAAAAGTCTTTTTGGATTCTATGATAAAAAGAAACACCGGTCACATTATCAATATTGCATCTCTAGCTGCTAGTTTTGGAATACCTGGAATGGCAGCTTATTGTGGTTCGAAATTTGCGATGTTAGGCTTTTCAGAGTCACTAAACCAAGAGTTGAAGGACACTGGTATAAAAGTTTCTGTAATTAGTCCAATAGGTGTAAAAACCAATTTTTTTAATAACGAATATTTTGATTATAAATTTCCAATGAAATATATGCTAAATCCTGAAAAGGTTTCTAAGGCTGTTTTAAGATCTATTGAATCTGGTTCTTTTCAAACTCATGTCCCTACCATAGCCGGATTATCTATTCCTTTTAAATCCTGTTTTCCCGCAATAACGGATTTAATAATCAAACATCAGTTTCGAAAAATTAAGTATGGAAATTAA
- a CDS encoding response regulator, with protein sequence MTSEVEINNPYKNKMARIMVVDDEKDILRIIKRDLEITNEFQVEVFSSGHDALISFKNHEPGYYDVIITDIRMPRMNGFELYRHIKEMRPNTKIAFITAFEINKDEFTKVLPSIDVKDFIIKPIDMNDLIFKIKSMLAT encoded by the coding sequence ATGACATCCGAAGTTGAAATTAACAATCCATATAAGAATAAAATGGCCAGAATAATGGTAGTAGATGACGAGAAAGATATTCTTAGGATTATTAAGAGGGATTTAGAAATAACCAATGAATTTCAAGTCGAAGTATTTTCGAGTGGGCATGATGCATTGATTTCTTTTAAGAATCATGAACCAGGATACTATGACGTCATCATTACTGATATTCGCATGCCTCGAATGAATGGCTTTGAGTTATATAGACACATAAAAGAAATGCGTCCTAACACCAAAATAGCGTTTATAACTGCGTTCGAAATAAATAAAGATGAATTTACAAAAGTACTTCCTTCGATTGATGTTAAAGATTTTATAATAAAGCCAATTGACATGAATGATTTGATTTTTAAAATCAAATCAATGTTGGCCACTTGA
- a CDS encoding DUF6659 family protein → MENNVTEFTTLCDKLVGIDHRIRFVGVADKHGLILTTAEREGIIPLLNDEETEQYAITASTRQYTRLRWQELLGKLNYTCSLYEKILRITVPITNQKNRLEYLLIFTLDPNTDKFDYLIMEKVIPLIADFFSDVITKSQ, encoded by the coding sequence ATGGAAAATAATGTTACTGAATTTACTACCCTGTGCGATAAATTGGTTGGAATAGACCACCGAATTCGGTTCGTAGGAGTTGCTGATAAGCATGGCTTGATACTTACAACTGCAGAACGCGAAGGCATAATTCCGCTTTTGAATGATGAAGAAACTGAACAATATGCTATTACCGCATCAACAAGACAATACACTAGATTAAGATGGCAGGAACTACTTGGAAAACTAAATTATACTTGTTCCCTTTATGAAAAAATACTAAGGATTACAGTTCCAATTACAAATCAAAAAAATAGATTGGAATACCTATTAATATTCACTTTAGATCCAAACACGGATAAATTTGATTATCTCATTATGGAAAAAGTGATTCCTCTTATTGCTGACTTCTTTTCAGACGTCATCACAAAATCACAATAA
- the dph2 gene encoding diphthamide biosynthesis enzyme Dph2, producing MIQIDEESIFNIIKSKKPHSVALNGPEPLLPKIQKVSENIEKEFNITSYIIGDRSWGSCDLNTQAADMLDADILFNIGHTISLENFGEKVFMINAFDTISFDKIASKCADELKGRYKTISLVTDSQHLHQIDAVKRIFEMNGYNVEIGKGKGQLNDAQVFGCEFHPVHKIKDNIEAFIFLGQSRFHSIGVALSTEKPTFMLDPYFEEFTQINEEADIMKKRAILSVYKALDARTIGIVIGLKEGQFAKIKALEFKKELKKLGINTQLLALTEISNEKLENFRDIDAFVQVACPRLGTDNFFSKPILSVPQALALIKLLKKEPVEEFFKIQHWL from the coding sequence ATGATTCAAATAGATGAGGAAAGTATTTTCAATATCATTAAATCAAAGAAGCCTCATTCCGTGGCTTTGAATGGTCCTGAACCATTGTTACCAAAAATTCAAAAAGTTTCCGAAAATATTGAGAAGGAATTTAACATAACATCATATATCATCGGCGATAGGAGTTGGGGTTCCTGTGATCTAAATACGCAGGCTGCGGATATGTTGGATGCAGACATATTATTTAACATAGGACACACAATCAGTCTAGAAAATTTTGGCGAAAAGGTATTTATGATAAATGCTTTTGACACTATCAGTTTTGATAAAATTGCATCAAAGTGCGCAGATGAACTGAAAGGACGATACAAGACAATTTCATTAGTTACAGATAGCCAGCACTTGCACCAGATCGATGCAGTAAAGAGAATATTTGAAATGAATGGTTACAATGTAGAAATAGGAAAGGGAAAAGGCCAATTGAATGATGCGCAAGTGTTTGGTTGCGAATTTCATCCTGTACATAAAATTAAGGATAATATTGAGGCATTCATATTTCTTGGCCAGAGTAGATTTCATTCGATAGGAGTCGCTCTTTCAACAGAAAAGCCAACTTTCATGCTAGATCCTTACTTTGAGGAATTCACACAGATAAATGAAGAAGCAGACATTATGAAAAAGAGAGCAATCTTATCGGTATACAAGGCACTCGATGCGAGAACCATTGGCATAGTAATTGGTCTCAAGGAAGGGCAATTTGCAAAAATTAAAGCTTTAGAATTCAAGAAGGAACTAAAAAAATTAGGAATAAATACACAGTTACTAGCTTTGACCGAGATTTCTAATGAAAAATTAGAAAATTTTAGAGATATTGATGCATTTGTCCAAGTAGCGTGTCCGAGATTAGGTACTGACAATTTTTTTTCAAAGCCAATACTTTCGGTTCCACAAGCATTAGCATTAATCAAATTATTGAAAAAGGAGCCAGTCGAGGAATTCTTTAAAATTCAACATTGGCTATAG